The proteins below come from a single Rhizobium sp. BT04 genomic window:
- a CDS encoding DUF1801 domain-containing protein: protein MKKATVTMKKGEAGDENEGASPSQRIDDRIKELGDWRGAMLARVRVLIKQAEPEVIEEWKWRGVPVWERSGIICTGETYKSAVKLTFAKGASLEDPSGLFNSSLEGNTRRAIDFHEGDEIDEEALKALIRAAAGLNSSAKAAGSRKKSSG from the coding sequence ATGAAGAAAGCGACGGTAACCATGAAGAAGGGTGAAGCCGGGGACGAAAACGAGGGAGCTTCTCCCTCTCAACGAATCGACGACCGGATCAAGGAACTCGGCGATTGGCGCGGCGCGATGCTCGCCCGGGTTCGAGTGCTCATCAAACAGGCCGAGCCGGAGGTGATCGAGGAATGGAAGTGGCGAGGGGTTCCGGTGTGGGAGCGTTCCGGCATCATCTGCACCGGCGAGACCTATAAGAGCGCGGTGAAGCTGACCTTCGCCAAGGGCGCCTCACTGGAAGACCCTTCGGGCCTTTTCAACTCCAGCCTCGAAGGCAACACCAGGCGCGCCATCGATTTTCATGAGGGTGACGAGATCGACGAGGAGGCGTTGAAGGCGCTTATTCGCGCCGCCGCAGGGCTGAATAGCTCAGCAAAGGCTGCCGGTTCCCGAAAGAAATCAAGCGGCTGA